A portion of the Elephas maximus indicus isolate mEleMax1 chromosome 13, mEleMax1 primary haplotype, whole genome shotgun sequence genome contains these proteins:
- the BCL2A1 gene encoding bcl-2-related protein A1: MTDCEFGYIYKLVQDYLKYVLQIPQPAAGSSKTSRVLQNVAFSVQKEVEKNLKPCLDNFVVISIDTAQTIFKQVMEKEFEDGIINWGRIVTIFAFGGILIKKLLRERIAPDVDTYKKISSFVAEFIVDNTAEWIRQNGGWENGFVKKFEPRSGWLTFLEVTGKICEMLFLLKQYY, from the exons ATGACTGACTGTGAGTTTGGATACATTTACAAGCTGGTCCAGGACTATCTGAAGTACGTCCTGCAGATACCACAACCTGCAGCTGGTTCAAGCAAAACGTCCAGAGTGTTACAAAATGTGGCTTTCTCAGTTCAAAAAGAAGTTGAAAAGAATTTGAAACCCTGCTTGGACAATTTTGTTGTCATCTCCATCGATACCGCCCAAACAATATTCAAGCAAGTGATGGAAAAGGAATTTGAAGATGGCATCATTAACTGGGGAAGAATTGTGACCATATTTGCATTTGGAGGTATTCTCATCAAGAAACTTCTAAGGGAGCGAATTGCCCCAGATGTGGATACTTACAAGAAGATTTCTTCTTTCGTTGCTGAGTTCATAGTGGATAACACAGCAGAGTGGATAAGGCAAAACGGAGGCTGG gaaAATGGCTTTGTGAAGAAGTTTGAACCTAGGTCTGGCTGGCTGACTTTTCTGGAAGTTACAGGAAAGATTTGTGAAATGTTATTTCTCCTGAAGCAATACTATTGA